The Hyphomonadaceae bacterium ML37 genome includes a region encoding these proteins:
- a CDS encoding penicillin-binding protein 1A: MRLLSWSNALRALVWGGITVCVVGVIGLIASAVYVVRVTADLPDYQQLAEYEPAIMSRVHAGDGLLIAEYAREHRVFVPIENIPPEVISAFLSAEDRNFYHHGGLDFVGILRAAIANIGNYLGGRRLEGASTITQQVAKNFLLTSEQALDRKVREMVLARRIERAFTKDQILELYLNEIYLGNRAYGVAAAALNYFDKSLDELELHEIAYLATLPKGPNNYHPERRTEAAVGRRNWVLTRMVANGYITEASAEEAARQPLEATTRLAGETYLAAEYFVEQVRREVFNRYGDEQIYEGGLSIRTTLDTRMQLAARRALRDGLETYDRRYGYRGPLTRFEEFDDWPARLAEIDPPADIDDTWAVALVLEVNEREALIGFADRTRGRIPLYALSWARAPSRDAETSMPILGPAISRADAALTMGDVVLVERLTAEDAPGETVAEDHYGLRQIPEVNGGIVAMDPFTGRVLAMVGGYSFAQSQFNRAVQARRQPGSAFKPFVYAAALENGYTPVSIILDAPFVASGDAEMRFYRPTNYSNVFYGPSTLRRGLELSRNVMTVRLAQDMGMRPVTDLSRRFGIYDDLQPTLAMSLGAGETTLMDLVGAYGALVNGGRLVEPSILDRVQDRTGRTIWVADERECPGCEADEWDRSLGEPQLAPLGEDAVDPVVAYQVVSMLEGAVARGTGTALGALGRPLAGKTGTTNEFRDAWFVGFSPDLIVGVYVGFDTPMPLGQGEAGGVLAAPIARDFLRPALEGYAVSNFRLPDGVSLAPVNRDTGEPSALGRPGVILEAFRPGTEPRRGASAAEEALSFGFGALGGRAGERRDSDDEDDEEDELGGLY, from the coding sequence ATGAGACTGTTGAGCTGGTCGAACGCGCTTCGGGCCCTTGTCTGGGGCGGCATCACGGTTTGCGTGGTGGGCGTCATCGGCCTGATCGCCTCGGCGGTCTATGTGGTGCGCGTCACCGCCGACCTTCCCGACTATCAGCAGCTGGCCGAATACGAGCCGGCCATCATGAGCCGTGTCCATGCCGGCGACGGCCTGCTGATCGCGGAATACGCGCGCGAGCACCGCGTCTTCGTGCCGATCGAGAACATTCCCCCCGAAGTGATCAGCGCCTTCCTCTCGGCCGAGGATCGCAATTTCTACCACCATGGCGGGCTGGATTTCGTCGGCATTCTGCGCGCCGCGATCGCCAATATCGGCAATTATCTGGGCGGGCGCCGGCTTGAAGGCGCGTCGACCATCACCCAGCAGGTGGCCAAGAATTTCCTGCTCACGTCCGAACAGGCGCTGGACCGTAAGGTGCGCGAGATGGTGCTGGCCCGGCGCATCGAGCGCGCCTTCACCAAGGACCAGATCCTCGAGCTCTATCTCAATGAAATCTATCTGGGAAATCGCGCCTATGGCGTGGCGGCGGCGGCGCTGAACTATTTCGACAAGTCGCTGGACGAGCTGGAGCTGCACGAGATCGCCTATCTGGCGACCCTGCCCAAGGGCCCGAACAATTATCACCCCGAACGGCGCACCGAAGCCGCCGTGGGCCGGCGCAACTGGGTGCTCACGCGCATGGTCGCCAACGGCTATATCACCGAAGCGAGCGCGGAAGAGGCGGCCCGCCAGCCGCTGGAGGCGACCACGCGCCTGGCCGGCGAGACCTATCTGGCGGCGGAATACTTCGTCGAGCAAGTGCGCCGCGAAGTGTTCAACCGCTATGGCGATGAGCAGATTTATGAAGGCGGGTTGTCGATCCGCACCACGCTGGACACACGCATGCAGCTGGCCGCACGCCGCGCGCTGCGCGACGGGCTGGAAACCTATGACCGGCGCTACGGGTACCGCGGGCCGCTGACACGGTTTGAAGAGTTTGACGACTGGCCGGCGCGGCTGGCCGAAATCGATCCTCCCGCCGATATTGATGACACCTGGGCTGTCGCTCTGGTGCTGGAAGTCAATGAGCGCGAGGCGCTGATCGGGTTCGCGGACCGCACGCGCGGGCGCATTCCGCTGTATGCGCTGAGCTGGGCGCGCGCGCCGTCGCGCGACGCCGAAACCAGCATGCCGATACTCGGACCAGCCATTTCGCGCGCTGACGCTGCTCTGACCATGGGCGATGTGGTGCTGGTCGAACGCCTGACGGCCGAGGATGCGCCCGGCGAGACCGTGGCCGAGGATCATTACGGCCTGCGCCAGATCCCCGAGGTGAACGGCGGCATTGTGGCCATGGATCCGTTCACGGGCCGGGTGCTGGCCATGGTGGGCGGGTATTCCTTCGCCCAGAGCCAGTTCAACCGCGCCGTTCAGGCGCGCCGCCAGCCCGGTTCGGCGTTCAAGCCCTTCGTCTACGCCGCTGCGCTGGAGAATGGCTACACCCCGGTCTCGATCATTCTGGATGCGCCGTTTGTGGCGTCGGGCGATGCGGAAATGCGCTTCTACCGCCCGACAAACTATTCCAACGTCTTCTACGGCCCCTCCACGCTGCGGCGCGGACTGGAGCTGTCGCGCAACGTGATGACCGTGCGTCTGGCCCAGGACATGGGCATGCGCCCGGTGACTGACCTGTCGCGCCGGTTCGGGATCTACGATGATCTGCAGCCCACGCTGGCCATGTCGCTGGGCGCTGGCGAGACGACGCTGATGGACCTGGTGGGCGCCTACGGGGCGCTGGTCAATGGCGGGCGGCTTGTCGAGCCGTCCATTCTGGACCGGGTGCAGGACCGCACCGGGCGCACCATCTGGGTGGCGGACGAACGCGAATGCCCCGGCTGCGAAGCCGATGAGTGGGACCGCTCCTTGGGCGAGCCGCAGCTGGCGCCGCTGGGCGAGGACGCGGTTGATCCGGTCGTCGCCTATCAGGTGGTGAGCATGCTGGAAGGCGCCGTGGCGCGCGGCACCGGCACCGCGCTGGGCGCGCTCGGCCGTCCCCTGGCGGGCAAGACCGGCACCACCAACGAGTTTCGCGACGCCTGGTTCGTGGGCTTCAGCCCGGACCTGATCGTGGGCGTCTATGTCGGCTTCGATACCCCCATGCCGCTGGGTCAGGGCGAGGCGGGCGGCGTGCTGGCCGCGCCGATCGCGCGCGACTTCCTGCGCCCGGCGCTGGAGGGCTATGCCGTGTCCAACTTCCGCCTGCCCGACGGCGTCAGCCTGGCGCCGGTCAATCGGGACACGGGCGAACCGTCCGCGCTGGGCCGTCCGGGCGTCATTCTGGAGGCGTTCCGCCCCGGCACCGAGCCGCGCCGCGGCGCGTCCGCGGCGGAAGAAGCCCTGAGCTTCGGGTTCGGAGCCCTTGGCGGCCGGGCCGGCGAGCGGCGTGACTCCGATGACGAGGACGATGAGGAGGATGAGCTGGGCGGGTTGTATTGA
- a CDS encoding ribonuclease E/G, whose protein sequence is MSRKMLIDAAHPEETRVVVVENNRVEEFDFESASRKPIRGNIYLAKVTRVEPSLQAAFVEYGGNKHGFLAFNEIHPDYYQIPHADREALRAQEAEFSAQMADDAAAAAQSDEDGETVQDEDDLLDEASRRRRNLLRKYKIQEVIKRRQVLLVQVAKEERGNKGAALTTYLSLAGRYCVLMPNTARGGGISRKITNAPDRKRLKSAVSELSVPLGMGLIIRTAGASRTKTEIKRDYEYLIRLWENIRETTLKSMAPSLIYEEGNLVKRTIRDMYDKDIDEVLVEGEEAYKEAKAFMRMLMPSHAKKVQHYNDDAPLFLRHQVESQLEAIHSPTAQLKSGGYIVINPTEALVAIDVNSGKSTKERGIEQTAHRTNLEAAEEAARQMRLRDLAGLIVIDFIDMDENKNVRAVEKKMKDALARDRARLQIGRISQFGLMEMSRQRRRTSLVEGSTDVCPHCSGTGYIRSVESSALVVMRTLEEEGVRGRSAHVSLSCPTEVALYLLNEKRDHLHSIEQRYAMRVTIKADDTLMRPACSLERLEAASEGPRPVSARPAPVSQVDAAAEAALDAAAEAAAAEAEEAETDDRADADDAPQERPARKAAAAAPAAPRPAVADAASDGDDNSKKRRRRGRRGGRNRKRREDGAVDGDQGAQTRADDRDGSTDGADVLAVVEPTGGDDFGSGEAPPRRERPARRRRRPGSDREDRGAPASDEAGVETGAPAPAGDDDTAEAAKPKRRRRKAPAAAEAKTDADAVSAPAAPTEPEAADAEAAPAKAPRKRTRRKAADAPAAEAAPAEAEAPAEADAPASEAKPARTRRKAPAKPKAADAKPAPKAKAEPKAKAEPKPKAELKPEPEAKAEPKAEPAPEPKSDGPRKTGWWSRSSKLLGLK, encoded by the coding sequence ATGTCCCGCAAGATGCTGATCGACGCGGCCCACCCGGAAGAAACCCGGGTCGTGGTCGTGGAAAACAACCGCGTTGAAGAATTCGACTTCGAGTCCGCCTCCCGAAAACCCATCCGGGGCAATATCTATCTCGCCAAGGTGACCCGTGTGGAGCCCTCGCTCCAGGCGGCCTTCGTCGAGTATGGCGGCAACAAGCACGGCTTCCTCGCCTTCAACGAAATCCACCCGGACTACTACCAGATCCCGCACGCGGATCGCGAAGCCCTTCGCGCCCAGGAAGCTGAATTCAGCGCCCAGATGGCTGATGACGCCGCCGCAGCCGCCCAGAGCGACGAGGACGGCGAAACCGTCCAGGATGAGGATGATCTGCTGGACGAGGCCTCGCGCCGGCGCCGCAATCTCCTGCGCAAATACAAGATCCAGGAAGTCATCAAGCGCCGCCAGGTGCTGCTGGTCCAGGTCGCCAAGGAAGAGCGCGGCAACAAAGGCGCGGCGCTGACCACCTATCTCAGCCTGGCCGGCCGTTATTGCGTGCTGATGCCCAACACCGCGCGCGGCGGCGGCATTTCGCGCAAGATCACCAATGCGCCTGACCGCAAGCGCCTGAAATCGGCGGTGTCGGAACTGTCCGTGCCGCTGGGCATGGGGCTGATCATCCGCACGGCGGGCGCCTCGCGCACCAAGACCGAGATCAAGCGCGACTATGAGTACCTGATCCGCCTGTGGGAAAATATTCGCGAGACCACGCTGAAATCCATGGCGCCGTCCCTGATTTACGAGGAAGGCAATCTGGTCAAGCGCACCATTCGCGACATGTATGACAAGGATATCGACGAGGTCCTGGTCGAGGGCGAGGAAGCGTACAAGGAGGCCAAGGCCTTCATGCGCATGCTCATGCCCAGCCACGCCAAGAAGGTGCAGCACTATAACGACGACGCGCCGCTCTTCCTGCGCCATCAGGTCGAAAGCCAGCTCGAAGCGATTCACTCGCCCACCGCCCAGCTCAAATCGGGCGGCTATATCGTCATCAACCCGACAGAAGCGCTGGTCGCCATCGACGTGAACTCGGGCAAGTCGACCAAGGAGCGCGGGATCGAGCAGACCGCTCACCGCACCAATCTGGAAGCCGCCGAAGAGGCCGCGCGCCAGATGCGCCTGCGCGATCTGGCCGGCCTGATCGTCATCGACTTCATCGACATGGACGAGAACAAGAACGTTCGCGCCGTGGAGAAGAAGATGAAGGATGCGCTGGCCCGCGACCGGGCCCGCCTTCAGATCGGACGCATCTCCCAGTTCGGCCTGATGGAGATGTCGCGCCAGCGCCGGCGCACCTCTCTGGTGGAAGGCTCCACCGATGTGTGCCCGCACTGCTCGGGCACCGGCTATATCCGCTCGGTGGAATCCAGCGCCCTGGTCGTCATGCGCACCCTGGAAGAAGAAGGCGTGCGCGGCCGGTCGGCCCATGTCAGCCTGAGCTGCCCCACCGAAGTGGCGCTCTACCTGCTCAATGAAAAACGCGACCATTTGCACTCCATCGAACAGCGCTACGCCATGCGCGTGACGATCAAGGCCGATGACACGCTGATGCGTCCGGCCTGCTCGCTCGAGCGTCTGGAAGCGGCCAGCGAAGGTCCCCGCCCTGTCTCCGCGCGCCCGGCGCCGGTCAGTCAGGTGGACGCCGCTGCTGAAGCGGCCCTGGACGCAGCGGCCGAAGCCGCCGCCGCCGAGGCTGAAGAGGCCGAAACCGATGACCGCGCGGATGCCGACGACGCGCCGCAAGAGCGTCCCGCCAGAAAAGCGGCTGCCGCAGCCCCGGCTGCGCCGCGACCGGCAGTGGCGGACGCCGCGTCCGACGGCGACGACAATTCGAAAAAGCGCCGCCGCCGCGGCCGCCGCGGCGGACGCAATCGCAAGCGGCGCGAAGACGGCGCAGTGGACGGTGATCAGGGCGCGCAGACGCGTGCGGATGATCGCGATGGATCCACGGACGGCGCCGATGTGCTGGCGGTGGTGGAGCCCACGGGCGGTGATGATTTCGGCTCCGGCGAAGCGCCCCCGCGGCGCGAGCGTCCGGCCCGCCGGCGCCGCCGGCCCGGGTCTGACCGCGAGGATCGCGGCGCCCCCGCGTCTGACGAGGCCGGGGTTGAAACCGGCGCGCCTGCACCGGCCGGTGACGATGACACGGCTGAGGCCGCCAAGCCCAAGCGCCGCCGCCGCAAGGCGCCGGCCGCCGCTGAGGCCAAAACGGATGCTGACGCAGTGAGCGCGCCAGCCGCCCCGACAGAGCCCGAAGCAGCCGACGCCGAGGCCGCGCCGGCCAAGGCGCCGCGCAAGCGCACCCGCCGCAAGGCCGCCGATGCGCCTGCGGCTGAAGCGGCCCCGGCAGAGGCTGAAGCACCTGCCGAGGCGGACGCCCCGGCGTCCGAAGCCAAGCCGGCCCGCACGCGGCGCAAGGCCCCGGCCAAGCCGAAGGCGGCGGACGCCAAACCGGCGCCTAAGGCCAAGGCTGAACCCAAAGCCAAAGCGGAACCCAAGCCCAAGGCTGAGCTCAAACCTGAACCGGAAGCCAAGGCTGAGCCCAAGGCCGAACCGGCGCCGGAGCCCAAGTCCGACGGGCCGCGCAAGACCGGCTGGTGGTCGCGCTCCAGCAAGCTGCTGGGTCTGAAGTAA
- a CDS encoding N-acetylmuramoyl-L-alanine amidase → MTRILAAILAFAAALLAPEGAQAGEITAVRFGDHGTHTRVVVETLTPVRVRAHTLSEHGARLVLSFENASWAVANLPDGAGLGAGLVGMFRFDGAASHPRLVFSLSGPANIRQQITLDPAGGGYRTVIDLEPVSPAAFASVSGFPQAAATITELVAREAGVGFTPESCERIRVVIDPGHGGRDPGALARFGGMHESGVVLAAGLSLREILNEAGRYEVIMTRDTDVFVTLEDRVRIAREARADLFISIHADSAGDNNGPQGATVYSMNARAESRARNRAITDGNWVDISRPEEVSRILVEMSIANKRSQSETFAAALRTEVGRAAPLWRSTPMEANYAVLTDAETPAVLFEMGFLTNREDSRRMNDARERRRLMQAAAAAIDTHFAGCSGTGRTFWAANTAAPAPSASAR, encoded by the coding sequence GTGACGCGAATTCTCGCAGCGATCCTGGCGTTCGCCGCCGCTCTGCTGGCGCCTGAAGGCGCGCAGGCCGGCGAAATCACAGCCGTGCGTTTTGGCGATCACGGCACCCATACGCGTGTCGTGGTGGAGACCCTGACCCCGGTGCGCGTGCGCGCCCACACGTTGTCCGAACATGGCGCACGCCTGGTCCTGTCCTTTGAAAATGCATCCTGGGCCGTCGCGAACCTGCCCGATGGCGCCGGTCTGGGCGCGGGGCTGGTGGGCATGTTCCGTTTTGACGGGGCGGCCAGCCATCCCAGGCTGGTGTTCTCCTTGTCCGGCCCGGCCAATATCCGCCAGCAGATAACGCTGGATCCGGCCGGCGGCGGCTATCGCACGGTCATCGATCTGGAGCCGGTCAGCCCGGCGGCCTTCGCCAGCGTTTCGGGTTTCCCCCAGGCGGCGGCCACCATCACTGAGCTGGTGGCGCGTGAGGCGGGCGTGGGTTTCACGCCGGAATCCTGCGAGCGGATCCGGGTGGTGATCGATCCCGGCCATGGCGGGCGCGATCCCGGCGCGCTGGCGCGCTTTGGCGGCATGCATGAGTCCGGCGTGGTGCTCGCCGCGGGCCTGTCGCTGCGCGAGATTCTCAACGAGGCCGGACGCTACGAGGTCATCATGACCCGCGACACCGACGTGTTCGTGACGCTGGAAGACCGGGTGCGGATTGCGCGCGAGGCGCGCGCCGACCTGTTTATTTCGATCCACGCCGATTCGGCGGGCGACAATAACGGGCCTCAAGGCGCCACGGTTTACTCCATGAATGCGCGGGCCGAGAGCCGGGCGCGCAACCGCGCCATCACCGACGGCAATTGGGTGGATATCAGCCGGCCTGAAGAGGTGTCGCGGATCCTGGTGGAAATGTCGATCGCCAACAAGCGCAGCCAGTCTGAGACTTTCGCTGCGGCGCTACGCACCGAGGTTGGCCGCGCCGCGCCGCTGTGGCGCTCCACCCCCATGGAAGCCAATTACGCGGTGCTCACCGACGCCGAGACCCCGGCGGTGCTGTTCGAAATGGGCTTCCTGACCAATCGCGAAGATTCGCGCCGGATGAATGATGCGCGCGAGCGGCGGCGCCTGATGCAGGCGGCGGCTGCGGCCATCGACACCCATTTTGCCGGCTGCAGCGGCACGGGCCGGACCTTCTGGGCCGCCAATACCGCCGCGCCCGCCCCGAGCGCCAGCGCGCGCTGA